The Salicibibacter halophilus DNA window TTGCCTTGTGCTTCCGACAATGGCAACGATGTTCATCAAAAATCCCTCCGTCGTGATGTGAATAACATTAGTGGTCAATGACCATACGGTCCATTATAATCGAACGACGTTGAAGATCGCGAGTCATTTGCTTTGCCAAAATTTTCATCTTCAAAAGTGTCTTTCGTAGGGAAAGACTCTTGGGAAGGATGGTATTGATTTAAAAACGTGCCACCGGAGACATCTTTAACCGTATACACAACGATAAAAGCGTTCGGGTCAATATCGTATATCATTTGTTTTAAATGGAACAATCGTTGTTTTTCAATCACGATATAGACCATTTGGTGTTTCTTTTGTGAAAAACTTCCATATGCTTCATAAATGGTAGCGCTTGAATTCATTAAACGAATGACAGCATCAGAAATGTCGTTGCCTTTTGTGGAAATGACATTGAGGGCTTTCCTTGATTGAAACCCTTCCAGTACGTAATCGGTAATTTTTTTGCCGGCATATAGCGCGACAATGGTGTACATCGCAAAGAGCGGGCCGATAATAAAAATTCCGACCACCACGATGATCGCATCGAGGACAAAGTTTGCGCCTGTCAGTTCCCATCCGAATTTATGGTTAAGCATGCGGGCGACGGTGGAGGTGCCCCCGGTTGTACTGCCTGCCTGAAAGATGAAGCCGAAACCAGCGCCGGTAAACACACCGGTAAATATTGCCGCCAGTAAAGGGTCCCCCATTGGTTGGCCCCAATCTTCCATTAAGTAAACAAAAAGAGAAAATAACGGCACATTTAATAGAGATTTATAAATCATGTGTGTCGGCAATACCCGGTAGCCAATCCCCAGAAGAACAGCGTTAAAAATGAAGGTAACAATCGCCGGGGAAAATCCAAATGCGTAGAAAAGCAATAAGGCAAGCCCTGCGATGCCCCCTTCCGCTAAATTGTTGGGCATGGCAAACTGCGTGATCGACAAGGCGAACAAAAACGTTCCGAATGTTAAAAACAATAGGTTTTTCAAAGCAAGATCCCTCCTTTACCGGTATGCCCTTATTCGCTTTTCAATAATCTCACATCTATCATATTTTTATAGAAGAAACAAGCTATGGCATAGAAGACCTGCGGGGTCAATTGAAAATCGAACAAATGTTTGATATCATAGGTGTATAACTTCCCAGCTTAAGAAACGGAAGAATTTCTGCTATAATATAAGCTTGGGAACCATTCGGAAAGGCTGAATGTTTTCCACCTTTTGCATGAGCATATATAATACCGAGGGCGGGGTCTCGAAACCCCAATCACCAATTCGAAGCGGAGGCTTTCCGAAATGATGGAAGAAATGAAGGCCTGGCGTCACGCGTTTAAAGTCGATCCGGGGCGGCCATTTTCCGAGCAATGGCTCGCGGAGATTTGTGAGTCGGGAACAGACGTGGTTATTGTTGGAGGCACAGAAGGAACGACAGTTGACAATGTAACGGAATGTTTAGCGGCTGTAAGACGTTTTTCAGTGCCGTGTGTATTGGAAGTGACAGAACTCGAGGCACTCACGCCCGGATTTGACGCTTATTTGATTCCGGTTGTCTTAAATGCCCATCATCCGGCATTTATCAGCGGTCTTCACCAACAAGCACTGAAAGCCCACGGCCAGTTCCTTAAAACGGCCGACGTCTTGGGCGAAGGATATTGCATTATGAATCGTCATTCCAGCGCAGCAAGGCGAACAGATGCTGACGCGGCATTGGATATGGACGATATCGTCGCTTTTTCCCGTTTTTCCGAAAGTGTTTTGCGGATGCCAATCTTTTATCTTGAATACAGCGGTACATATGGAGACATTGAAGTTGTAAAAAAGGTAAGCCAAACGCTTGAGCACGCCCGGTTATTTTACGGTGGAGGAATACAAACGGCAGAACAAGCGGTTGATATGGCCAAATGGGCGGATACGGTTGTCGTAGGCAACGCCCTCTATGAAAATAAAGAAGAAGCTTTGAAGACCGTAAACGCAGTGAAGGAAACAAAAAGGAAAACCAACAAGCGCTAAGGATGTGCGTGTAATGCAACGAAATATGATTGAACAATTACTCGAAGGATTAAATCCGGAACAACAGCGGGCGGTGAAAAAGACAGAAGGTCCGCTCTTAATCATGGCCGGTGCCGGAAGTGGGAAAACGCGTGTGCTCACCCACCGGATTGCTTATTTGGTCCGGGAAAAAGGGGTGGCACCTTGGAACATTCTCGCGATCACCTTTACGAATAAAGCGGCGCGAGAAATGAAGGAACGTGTGGGGCAATTGATCAGCGGGGTGGCCGACAGCATTTGGATGTCGACGTTTCACGCCTTATGCGTGCGGATATTGCGTCGGGATGCTGACCGTATCGGCATCAACCGCAATTTTTCCATTTTGGACGCTACCGATCAGCAATCGGTCATCAAACAAATCCTAAAAGATCAAAACCTGGACGCTAAAAAGTTTCCGCCCAGGACACTGCTCGGCATGATTAGCGGTGCCAAAAATGAGCTGATCAGCGCCGCCGAATACGCCAAAAATGCAAATGGGCCTTTTGAGGAAGTGGCTGCCGATGTTTATAAAGAATATGCACGGCGTCTTCGGATCAATCACGCCCTTGATTTTGACGACCTGATCATGACGACGATCCGTCTTTTTCGCGAAGTCCCCGAGGCGTTGGAATACTATCAGCGCAAGTTCCAATACATCCATGTGGACGAATATCAGGATACGAACAAGGCGCAATATATGCTTGTGAAGCAACTCGCCGCGCGTTTTCGCAACATCTGTGTCGTCGGTGACTCAGATCAATCCATTTACAAGTGGCGTGGAGCGGATATCGGCAACATCCTTTCTTTTGAAGAAGATTACGAGGAAGCCGAGATGATTTTACTGGAACAAAATTACCGTTCCACAAAAACAATCTTATCGGCGGCCAATGAAGTGATCAAAAATAACAGCGGGCGCAAGCCGAAAAATTTATGGACCGAAAATAAAGATGGAACCCGCATTCATTTTTATGAAGCTATGGATGAACGTGAGGAAGCGTTTTATGTCGTTAATCAGATTAAAGAAGCGGCACAAGCGAAGCAGCAGGGTTATCAGGATTTTGCGATCCTTTATCGCACAAATGCCCAGTCGCGTGTGATGGAAGAATTGTTCGTCAAATCGAATATCCCCTACCAAATGATCGGTGGCACAAAATTTTATGACCGCAAAGAAATTAAAGATGTGCTTGCCTATCTAAGGGTGATCGCCAATCCTGATGATGATATCAGCTTGCGGCGGATTATTAATGTCCCTAAGAGAGGGATTGGAGCGACAACGGTTGATAAAGTGGCTGCCTATGCGAACAATCAGGACTTAAGCATGTATGGCGCCCTCCTGGAATCTGAACAGATCGGCCTTTCAGCAACAGTGACGAATAAGCTTCTCGGCTTTGCGGAGCACCTGAACAACTGGATAAGTCAGCAAGAATATTTATCGGTGCTCGATATTATTGAGGATGTATTGGAAACCTCCGGCTATCGGGAGGCGCTCAATGATGAAAAGACATTGGAGTCCCAAAGCCGCCTTGAAAATATTGATGAGCTTCTCTCCGTGGCGCAAGAGTTTGAAAAAAGAGAGGAAGACAAGTCGTTGATCGCCTTTTTGACCGACCTTGCATTGGTCGCGGATATTGACCGTCTCGATGATGAGGAAGAAGGACAGCAAGAAACGGTAACGATGATGACGCTGCATGCCGCCAAAGGGCTGGAGTTCCCCACCGTTTTTTTAATCGGGATGGAGGAGGGGATCTTCCCCCATAACCGTTCTTTATTTGAAGAAGAAGAGATGCAAGAAGAACGCAGACTGGCGTATGTGGGAATGACACGCGCGGAAGAACACTTGCATTTAACAAAAGCTTTGTCCCGACGCCTTTACGGACGCGCGCAAATGAATCCGGGTTCGCGGTTTATCAATGAAGTGCCGGGAGATTTATTTGAAACCGCGCCGGACTCGCCAAATAATGTCTCCATCAATGCCGAGTCCAACATGAATGGGGCGCGAAAACATGGGAAGGTGACTACGACGACGCGGACGGGCGGAGAAACACATGCTTGGAAGGTGGGAGACAAAGCGGACCACCGTAAATGGGGAACAGGTACGGTGGTCGCTGTAAAAGGGGAGGATGAAGACCAAGAGTTGGATATTGCATTTCCCGAAGAAGGCATAAAACGCCTCGTTGCCAAATTCGCCCCGATCACACGCCAATAAGAAAGGAAGACCGGCTATGGCTATAGATCAAGATGCAGAAACGCGCGCGGAGGAACTGCGTGAACGGTTGCATCGCTATAATTACCATTATCATGTGCTCGATGATCCTATCGTTCCTGATGCAAATTATGATGAAGACATGCGGGAACTCATACAGCTTGAAGAAAAGTCTCCCGCTTTGAAACGTGAGGATTCCCCGACCATGCGCGTTGGCGGGGAAGTGCTTTCCGGATTTCAAAAAGTTCGTCATGAACGGCCGATGTTAAGTCTCGGGAATGCTTTTAACGAGCAGGAATTATGGGATTTTGACCGCCGCGTGCGCCAGGGACTGTCGCCGCAAGACGATGTGACGTATAGCTGTGAACTTAAAATCGATGGCCTCGCGGTTGCCCTCACCTACGAGAATGGCCGATTGGTTCGCGGCGCGACAAGAGGCGATGGCCAAATCGGCGAAGATATTACGTCAAACCTGAAAACCGTGGGTTCAATTCCGTTGCGTCTTAATGAAACAGCAAGCCTTGAAGTGCGCGGGGAAGTTTTTATGCCGGAACATTCGTTTCGACGCCTAAATGAGGCGAAAGAACAACGAGGCGAAGCGTTATTTGCCAACCCGCGAAACGCGGCGGCAGGTTCTCTCAGGCAGTTGGACCCCAAAATTGCGGCTGCTCGGAATTTGGACATTTTTCTCTATGCCATCAGTGACGATCGCGGGGAGGGAGTGACCTCCCACGATGAGGCGATTGCTTATATGAAATCGTTAGGATTAAAAGTGAACCCCGAAAACCGGCACGTCGGTTCGATGGAAGAAGTAATCGCCTATGTTCATCACTGGATCGAGAAACGGAAGGACCTTCAGTATGAAATTGACGGCATCGTGATTAAGGTAGATAGCCTGAAACAGCAAGATGAACTTGGTTTTACAGCCAAAAGCCCCCGTTGGGCGATTGCCTACAAGTTTCCGGCAGAAGAAAAAATGACGACGTTAACCGGCATCGAATTGTCGGTGGGACGAACCGGAGTCGTAACCCCGACCGCTCATCTTGACCCGGTAACGGTCGCCGGAACAACGGTGCAGCGAGCTTCCCTTCACAACGAGGAACTTATTCGGGAAAAAGACATTAAAATCGGAGACCAAGTAATTATTAAAAAAGCAGGAGACATTATTCCGGAAGTTGTACGTGTTTTGGAAGAGGCACGTACGGGGAAGGAAAAGAATTTTTCAATGCCGACGGAGTGTCCGGAATGCGGGAGCGAGCTTGTCCATTTGGAAGAGGAAGTCGCTTTACGCTGTATCAATCCTCGGTGCCCGGCGCAAATTCGAGAAGGATTGATCCATTTTGTCTCCAGAAATGCCATGAATATTGACGGGCTCGGAGAACGGGTGATTACACAACTGTTTCATCACCATCTCGTTGCTGATATTTCCGACTTATACACCTTGCAATATGAAGAATTAGTCAAGCTTGAACGCATGGCCGATAAATCAGTGAATAATTTGCTTGCGGCAATTGAAGCGTCTAAAGACAATTCGCTGGAACGATTGCTGTTTGGGTTGGGCATTCGTTTTATCGGCGTGAAAGCGGCCGACACACTCGCCCGCCATTACAAAACGATGGAAGCCTTGCAAAGCGCATCATCGGAAGATATTCAGGCGGTGCCGGAAATCGGGCACAAGATGGCAGAGGCGGTCGAACAATATTTTCTGCAATCTGAAGCGGCGGACATGCTAAATCGTTTAAAAGAATCTGGCGTGAACATGACATATAAAGGAAGCACAGGGAGTGAATCGGATAAGTTCCAAGCTCAAACGTTTGTGCTTACGGGTAAGCTGGAACACTGGACGCGCGATGAGTTAAAGGAAATCATTGAAGCGAACGGCGGAAAAGTGACTTCAAGCGTCAGCAAAAACACAGACGTGCTTATTGCCGGGGAAGATGCCGGCTCCAAGAAGGACAAAGCCGAGGAGTTAGGTGTGGAGATATGGGGTGAGGAGCGGGCGCTTGAAGAATTCGAGTAAGCCGAAGGCGACGCTTCTTGTGCGAGAGAGAGGGGGAGTTGGATGAAAAGAAGGATGTTGGCGATAGGTTTAGCTTTGCTTCTTGTTCTTTCCGGTTGTGCAGATTTTTTGGGTACGGGCGAGGAAACCGCAGAGACCGAAGAAGGGGAACAACAACAGGAAACGGCAGACGTGGGGGCGCCGGTTCCCAGTTTGTCGGAATACTACCGAAATGTTTTTCCGAATGGGGAATATGAATCCGGAGAAGTCAGAGGTTATACATCAGGGGAAGGCTGCTACTCGGGCACCGCTTATAACCGGTTGGATTTGGAAAGGTTGGAAATAGGGCTAAGTGAACTATCCTCGGAAACGTTTTCGCCGGAAGATTATTTTATACAAGAAGGACAGTTTATAGCAAGCGAGGAGATGAATGCTTGGCTGGCCCGATATGAGGAGCCGGATGAAGATGATGAAGAAGAAAATGCTGGCCTCGGGTTAAATCCCCCACTTGAAGATGGGGGTAGTTTTGAAGAGCAACATAGCAATAATCCATGCGTACTATCTCATATTATCGAACAAAACTATCACATCGAAAATGACGATGGAGAACTGCAACTGGGTGGTGTTGCGGTTGCACTGTCTTTAAACAGTATCTATTATTTCCGCGAGCAAGACGAAGACGGCAACTACGGCCCATGGTATGATGAAGAGATTTCAGAAGACGAGGCATTGGAAGCGGGCGAGGAAATGGCGGAAGAAATCGTCAACCGGTTGCGTTCGGGTGAGCGTGAAGAAGGGATGTTGAGTGATGTACCAATCGTCATTAGCCTATTCCGGGAAGCGCCGCGAAATTCGACCACACCGGGGGAATTTATCGCGACAGCGACTGCTGAAGCGGGAAACGATCTAGGCAGCTGGGAAACGTTGAATGAAGAGCATTACTTTTTTCCATCCGAAGGAGCGCTTAATAATGCCCCTGAAGACGCGGAGCGCTTTAACCAGTTCACCGAAGCGTTAAATAGTTATTTTAGCGACCATATAGGTGTTACCGCCCGAGGCCACTATCAGGGCAATGAACTCGAGCGCCTCACTATCGAGGTGCCGATCCGGTATAACACCAAAATGGAGACAATCGCGGTGATCCAGCAAGCAGCAAGCGAACTGGAGGAACATTTTCCAACGGACATTGATGTAACGATGACTGTAACAACTAATGATCAGACAGAAGCACTGATTACGAGAGAGAGCGGAGAAGACCTGGATGTGCACATTTATGAATAAAAGCAAAGGGGTGCC harbors:
- a CDS encoding heptaprenylglyceryl phosphate synthase encodes the protein MEEMKAWRHAFKVDPGRPFSEQWLAEICESGTDVVIVGGTEGTTVDNVTECLAAVRRFSVPCVLEVTELEALTPGFDAYLIPVVLNAHHPAFISGLHQQALKAHGQFLKTADVLGEGYCIMNRHSSAARRTDADAALDMDDIVAFSRFSESVLRMPIFYLEYSGTYGDIEVVKKVSQTLEHARLFYGGGIQTAEQAVDMAKWADTVVVGNALYENKEEALKTVNAVKETKRKTNKR
- a CDS encoding CamS family sex pheromone protein, with the protein product MKRRMLAIGLALLLVLSGCADFLGTGEETAETEEGEQQQETADVGAPVPSLSEYYRNVFPNGEYESGEVRGYTSGEGCYSGTAYNRLDLERLEIGLSELSSETFSPEDYFIQEGQFIASEEMNAWLARYEEPDEDDEEENAGLGLNPPLEDGGSFEEQHSNNPCVLSHIIEQNYHIENDDGELQLGGVAVALSLNSIYYFREQDEDGNYGPWYDEEISEDEALEAGEEMAEEIVNRLRSGEREEGMLSDVPIVISLFREAPRNSTTPGEFIATATAEAGNDLGSWETLNEEHYFFPSEGALNNAPEDAERFNQFTEALNSYFSDHIGVTARGHYQGNELERLTIEVPIRYNTKMETIAVIQQAASELEEHFPTDIDVTMTVTTNDQTEALITRESGEDLDVHIYE
- the pcrA gene encoding DNA helicase PcrA, which codes for MQRNMIEQLLEGLNPEQQRAVKKTEGPLLIMAGAGSGKTRVLTHRIAYLVREKGVAPWNILAITFTNKAAREMKERVGQLISGVADSIWMSTFHALCVRILRRDADRIGINRNFSILDATDQQSVIKQILKDQNLDAKKFPPRTLLGMISGAKNELISAAEYAKNANGPFEEVAADVYKEYARRLRINHALDFDDLIMTTIRLFREVPEALEYYQRKFQYIHVDEYQDTNKAQYMLVKQLAARFRNICVVGDSDQSIYKWRGADIGNILSFEEDYEEAEMILLEQNYRSTKTILSAANEVIKNNSGRKPKNLWTENKDGTRIHFYEAMDEREEAFYVVNQIKEAAQAKQQGYQDFAILYRTNAQSRVMEELFVKSNIPYQMIGGTKFYDRKEIKDVLAYLRVIANPDDDISLRRIINVPKRGIGATTVDKVAAYANNQDLSMYGALLESEQIGLSATVTNKLLGFAEHLNNWISQQEYLSVLDIIEDVLETSGYREALNDEKTLESQSRLENIDELLSVAQEFEKREEDKSLIAFLTDLALVADIDRLDDEEEGQQETVTMMTLHAAKGLEFPTVFLIGMEEGIFPHNRSLFEEEEMQEERRLAYVGMTRAEEHLHLTKALSRRLYGRAQMNPGSRFINEVPGDLFETAPDSPNNVSINAESNMNGARKHGKVTTTTRTGGETHAWKVGDKADHRKWGTGTVVAVKGEDEDQELDIAFPEEGIKRLVAKFAPITRQ
- a CDS encoding YitT family protein, with product MKNLLFLTFGTFLFALSITQFAMPNNLAEGGIAGLALLLFYAFGFSPAIVTFIFNAVLLGIGYRVLPTHMIYKSLLNVPLFSLFVYLMEDWGQPMGDPLLAAIFTGVFTGAGFGFIFQAGSTTGGTSTVARMLNHKFGWELTGANFVLDAIIVVVGIFIIGPLFAMYTIVALYAGKKITDYVLEGFQSRKALNVISTKGNDISDAVIRLMNSSATIYEAYGSFSQKKHQMVYIVIEKQRLFHLKQMIYDIDPNAFIVVYTVKDVSGGTFLNQYHPSQESFPTKDTFEDENFGKANDSRSSTSFDYNGPYGH
- the ligA gene encoding NAD-dependent DNA ligase LigA, with amino-acid sequence MAIDQDAETRAEELRERLHRYNYHYHVLDDPIVPDANYDEDMRELIQLEEKSPALKREDSPTMRVGGEVLSGFQKVRHERPMLSLGNAFNEQELWDFDRRVRQGLSPQDDVTYSCELKIDGLAVALTYENGRLVRGATRGDGQIGEDITSNLKTVGSIPLRLNETASLEVRGEVFMPEHSFRRLNEAKEQRGEALFANPRNAAAGSLRQLDPKIAAARNLDIFLYAISDDRGEGVTSHDEAIAYMKSLGLKVNPENRHVGSMEEVIAYVHHWIEKRKDLQYEIDGIVIKVDSLKQQDELGFTAKSPRWAIAYKFPAEEKMTTLTGIELSVGRTGVVTPTAHLDPVTVAGTTVQRASLHNEELIREKDIKIGDQVIIKKAGDIIPEVVRVLEEARTGKEKNFSMPTECPECGSELVHLEEEVALRCINPRCPAQIREGLIHFVSRNAMNIDGLGERVITQLFHHHLVADISDLYTLQYEELVKLERMADKSVNNLLAAIEASKDNSLERLLFGLGIRFIGVKAADTLARHYKTMEALQSASSEDIQAVPEIGHKMAEAVEQYFLQSEAADMLNRLKESGVNMTYKGSTGSESDKFQAQTFVLTGKLEHWTRDELKEIIEANGGKVTSSVSKNTDVLIAGEDAGSKKDKAEELGVEIWGEERALEEFE